From a single Miscanthus floridulus cultivar M001 chromosome 8, ASM1932011v1, whole genome shotgun sequence genomic region:
- the LOC136469029 gene encoding uncharacterized protein: MVTSVLFANTRRAPSPTTSRRRHRCTFPASSVASCDDTMGDDLKASLEALTKSVALMQKSIEANAQAIADLTIAGSSASGARPGSEGEHHQDRPPKHWRPEFPRYDGKSDPLVFLNQCESFFTQQRIMPEERTWMASYNLQEGAQLWYMQVQTDEGTPPWPRFKELLNLRFGPPLRSAPLFELASYRRTGTVEEYQDRFQALLPRAGHLDEAQRVQLFMGGLLPPAQSPGAEPEPAIFGGGHEPRAPDGALGADERRRLRLCFNCDEKYSRSHNKVCKRLFLVDSVVDDNDDEGGEATPDAEAPVFSLHAVAGVPIGNMLLLRVALGTASLVALVDTGSTHNFIGEAAAQCTGLPIQPRPRLTATVANGEKVACPSVPCQAPISVDGMAFHVDLYVMPLAGYDMVLGTHWMASLSQIASDFSACTMAFQQHGRDVC; the protein is encoded by the exons ATGGTCACGTCGGTCCTCTTCGCCAACACCCGCCGCGCCCCCAGCCCCAccaccagccgccgccgccatcgctgcACCTTCCCCGCTTCGTCCGTTGCATCTTGCGATGACACCATGGGAGATGACCTCAAAGCCTCCCTCGAGGCGCTCACCAAATCCGTAGCCCTGATGCAGAAATCGATCGAGGCTAACGCCCAGGCGATCGCCGACCTCACCATCGCTGGTTCGTCCGCGTCCGGCGCGCGACCAGGATCCGAGGGCGAGCACCATCAAGACCGACCGCCCAAGCACTGGCGCCCAGAATTCCCGCGCTACGACGGCAAGAGCGACCCACTGGTATTCCTCAACCAGTGCGAGTCCTTCTTCACGCAGCAGCGGATCATGCCGGAAGAAAGAACGTGGATGGCGTCCTACAACCTCCAAGAGGGGGCGCAGCTGTGGTACATGCAAGTGCAGACGGACGAGGGGACGCCGCCGTGGCCGCGTTTCAAGGAGCTGCTTAATCTCCGCTTCGGGCCGCCGCTACGCTCGGCTCCCCTATTCGAGCTCGCGTCCTATCGGCGCACGGGCACGGTGGAGGAATACCAGGATCGCTTCCAAGCCCTCCTACCCCGCGCTGGCCACCTCGACGAGGCGCAACGTGTGCAGTTGTTCATGGGAGGTCTCCTCCCCCCCGCTCAGTCTCCAGGTGCAGAACCAGAACCCGCAATCTTTGGCGGCGGCCATGAGCCTCGCGCGCCAGATGGAGCTCTTGGAGCA GATGAACGGCGCCGCCTCAGGCTGTGCTTTAACTGTGATGAGAAGTACAGTCGCAGCCATAACAAGGTTTGCAAGCGCTTGTTCCTTGTGGACAGTGTGGtggacgacaacgacgacgaaggCGGCGAGGCTACACCGGACGCGGAGGCTCCGGTCTTCTCCCTCCACGCGGTGGCCGGCGTCCCCATCGGCAACATGCTACTGCTCCGTGTCGCCCTGGGCACCGCCTCCCTCGTCGCGCTGGTCGACACCGGGTCCACCCACAACTTCATCGGGGAGGCCGCAGCCCAGTGCACGGGTCTGCCCATCCAGCCACGGCCACGGCTGACCGCGACGGTAGCCAACGGCGAAAAGGTCGCATGTCCGAGCGTACCGTGTCAGGCTCCCATCTCCGTCGATGGCATGGCGTTCCACGTCGACCTCTACGTCATGCCCCTCGCCGGGTATGACATGGTCCTCGGCACGCACTGGATGGCGTCGCTCAGCCAGATAGCCTCGGACTTCTCCGCGTGCACCATGGCGTTCCAGCAGCACGGCCGTGACGTCTGCTAG